One genomic segment of Hymenobacter psoromatis includes these proteins:
- the tilS gene encoding tRNA lysidine(34) synthetase TilS, which translates to MLDQVRQFILQENLFNLETDTVLVAVSGGLDSVVLLDVLHRLGARLAVAHGHFGLRGAEADADEQFVRKLAKQYEAPYFAEFFQTKAFAERERISTQMAARLLRYRWFEEVRATNDYAAIATGHHRRDQAETMLLNLTHGTGLAGLHGIRAKNERVVRPLLTQAKDDLHDYLVENRLLWREDASNDSPVYQRNRLRQQVLPVLREINPNLDNTLATSAERVGGAEEIVRRYVEDTAAQARRDAPEAVYFDIRLLQNTAATTLVLHELLRPFGFSWAVSKDIAASFKGLAGKQFDSPTHRLVKDRDQLVITPRRLAQYGTFQLAKGQEDLLADGLRLRATPHDGTDYAIPRSRSTAALDADKLQFPLTLRRWQAGDWFMPLGMKGKKHLSDFLIDQKVPLNLKDDVRVLTSADGKICWVVGFRVDERFKVEDSTARVLQVQRL; encoded by the coding sequence ATGCTCGACCAGGTTCGCCAGTTTATTCTTCAGGAAAATCTTTTCAACCTCGAAACTGATACCGTGCTGGTAGCCGTGAGTGGCGGCCTCGACTCGGTGGTACTGCTCGACGTGCTGCACCGGCTGGGGGCGCGGCTGGCGGTGGCGCACGGCCACTTTGGGCTGCGCGGTGCGGAGGCCGATGCCGACGAGCAGTTCGTGCGCAAGCTGGCTAAGCAGTACGAAGCACCCTATTTCGCCGAGTTTTTTCAAACCAAAGCCTTTGCCGAGCGCGAAAGGATTTCGACCCAGATGGCGGCCCGGCTGCTGCGCTACCGCTGGTTTGAAGAGGTGCGGGCCACGAATGACTACGCGGCCATTGCAACTGGCCACCACCGCCGCGACCAGGCCGAAACTATGCTGCTCAACCTCACCCACGGCACCGGGCTGGCGGGCCTGCACGGCATCCGGGCCAAGAACGAGCGCGTGGTGCGCCCGCTGCTGACGCAGGCCAAGGACGACCTGCACGATTATTTGGTGGAAAACCGCCTGCTCTGGCGCGAGGATGCCAGCAACGACAGCCCCGTGTACCAGCGCAACCGCCTGCGCCAACAGGTGCTGCCCGTGCTGCGCGAGATTAATCCCAACCTCGACAACACGCTAGCCACCAGCGCTGAGCGCGTGGGCGGAGCCGAAGAAATCGTGCGCCGCTACGTGGAAGATACCGCCGCCCAGGCCCGCCGCGACGCGCCTGAAGCCGTTTATTTCGACATCCGGCTGCTACAAAACACGGCCGCTACTACCTTGGTGCTACACGAGCTGCTGCGGCCCTTCGGCTTCTCGTGGGCCGTGAGCAAGGACATTGCGGCCAGCTTTAAGGGCTTGGCGGGCAAGCAGTTCGACTCGCCTACCCACCGCCTGGTGAAAGACCGCGACCAGCTCGTGATTACCCCGCGCCGGCTGGCGCAGTACGGCACGTTTCAGCTGGCGAAGGGCCAGGAGGATTTATTGGCCGATGGCCTGCGCCTGCGCGCTACCCCCCACGACGGCACGGACTACGCCATTCCACGCTCGCGCAGCACGGCGGCGCTGGATGCGGATAAGCTCCAATTCCCGCTCACGCTGCGGCGCTGGCAGGCCGGCGACTGGTTTATGCCGCTCGGCATGAAGGGCAAAAAACACCTCAGCGACTTTCTCATTGACCAGAAAGTGCCGCTCAATCTGAAAGATGACGTGCGGGTACTGACCTCGGCCGACGGCAAAATCTGCTGGGTCGTGGGCTTCCGCGTGGACGAGCGCTTCAAGGTGGAGGACAGTACGGCACGGGTGCTGCAAGTGCAGCGGCTGTAG
- a CDS encoding transposase family protein → MSKMYSGRTHDFTIYKEIFAEINLKKYRLHVDAGFVGIKKFSDCKFVFIPFKARKNQILSPFERTANQILAHLRVVVENVIAQLKAFFILRIENRMRKKEKLAEAFALCAELAYFKHNQSTY, encoded by the coding sequence GTGAGTAAGATGTATAGTGGCCGCACGCACGATTTCACCATTTATAAAGAAATTTTTGCTGAGATTAACTTAAAAAAGTATCGACTTCACGTAGATGCGGGCTTCGTAGGAATTAAAAAATTCAGTGATTGTAAATTTGTATTTATTCCGTTTAAAGCTCGAAAAAATCAAATACTTTCTCCTTTTGAACGAACGGCAAACCAAATCCTGGCTCATCTGCGGGTAGTCGTAGAAAATGTTATTGCCCAATTAAAAGCGTTTTTTATTCTACGAATAGAAAATAGAATGCGAAAAAAAGAGAAGCTAGCCGAAGCCTTTGCCTTATGCGCTGAATTAGCCTATTTTAAACATAATCAGTCAACTTATTGA
- a CDS encoding GLPGLI family protein: protein MNAVTNLPKYNLKGVIIKNLKLHNCFYYGMIDKVLYYYKENNYPVNWHISSDTASVNDYKCQKAFTKFGGRKYTAWFTRQLPISNGPYVFGGLPGLIVSISDATDSYKFELTRVYQPDESYHIVFPGNAIFYKQPGKFVSKLEYYRSYYDYQENFFGKAVASGMARFNDEDGLVKSYREKLKHRNNPIELDYKKP from the coding sequence ATGAACGCTGTAACAAACTTACCTAAATATAATTTGAAAGGTGTAATTATAAAAAACTTAAAATTACATAATTGTTTTTATTATGGAATGATTGATAAAGTTTTGTATTATTACAAAGAGAATAATTATCCCGTTAATTGGCATATATCTTCAGACACTGCGAGTGTGAATGACTATAAATGTCAAAAGGCATTCACGAAATTTGGAGGCAGAAAATATACTGCTTGGTTTACTCGCCAGCTTCCAATTAGCAATGGTCCCTACGTATTTGGAGGTTTACCAGGATTAATAGTTTCAATCAGTGATGCAACGGACAGCTACAAATTTGAGCTAACTCGCGTGTATCAACCCGATGAAAGTTATCATATAGTATTTCCTGGAAATGCAATATTCTATAAACAGCCTGGTAAATTTGTATCCAAACTTGAGTATTACCGCAGCTACTATGATTATCAAGAAAATTTTTTTGGTAAAGCCGTAGCTAGTGGAATGGCCAGGTTTAATGATGAAGATGGCCTTGTCAAATCTTATCGAGAAAAATTAAAGCATCGCAATAATCCCATTGAACTTGATTACAAAAAACCGTAA
- a CDS encoding carboxypeptidase-like regulatory domain-containing protein: MITKNRNRFDFLPYLLLLLALASCETTHAQTILTGTARNAAGQPLEGILIEVETKTPPPASAFVISGADGGFTLTLPPTPASDSLRLSARALGYAEQLVRLANCSQSVALTMREQATVLKEVVVQGAPITRSHDTLSYQVAAFANKQDRVIADVLKKMPGIEVASDGQISYEGRPISKFYINGQDLLEGRYNLASDNLPADAVQSVQVLENHQPIRALDKLIHPDNAALNLQLKKKVTATGQARLGAGLVPSPASALWNANVSPMLYTPRQQLIDTYQSNNTGQDVAAELKPLTLADLQQQSESSNQKPDLTHIQGLGQPPVAANRYLFNKVQLLSANHLVTISKEQQLRVNASYLHDEQTRRGSTRTAYYLPDGRTVALTEAKTDRLRFNTLQTDLAYIKNVKDYYLKNTLSLEGRWDAQTGDIYREEAQTRVAQAARNPFFGVTNRLGLVRPLRGGKILQVSSLVFYTNSPQRLAVSPGVFAAALTGGAATDTARQQVRQGSFFTSNSLGLTASRGHWAYSGTVGFSEEIQRLTSNLTTAPEPPPTPLPLRNDLHWARGRYYAQPGLSYKADTWNASLDAPISYYDFRASDPGFEAGQRSRVLVAAPRLNLRRDLGALWYASGGVGLNNGFGDISQFNYAYLLRDYRTLQRNDAPLPRSIGQNYHAGIYFKNPLKSLFFNANYSLNSTLTNRLYSNQVDSSGALTTVALDQDSRRVSHSAFGGVSKFSSPWKTNFSLNLTGSLSRQPQVLNGTLARTTSRTGTATFKASCSAFDWGSLDYSASFTALRSTVDGGPTPPLAVLQDHHASVSVFPVGRHALTAAADYYASRGPAAPVRAFFADLTYRYTLPTARKIDLEVRWNNIFDTRQYQYGFVNQFSLVQNTYQLRPAQVLAVMRLSL; encoded by the coding sequence TTGATTACAAAAAACCGTAATCGATTTGATTTTCTTCCTTATCTACTTCTACTGCTTGCACTAGCTAGCTGTGAAACCACCCACGCCCAAACCATCCTCACCGGCACCGCCCGCAACGCCGCCGGCCAGCCACTGGAAGGCATTCTGATTGAGGTCGAGACCAAGACGCCGCCGCCGGCTTCGGCCTTCGTGATTTCGGGGGCCGATGGCGGCTTTACCCTCACCCTACCCCCCACCCCGGCCAGCGACTCGCTGCGCCTCTCGGCCCGCGCCCTGGGCTACGCCGAGCAGCTCGTGCGCCTGGCCAACTGCAGCCAGTCGGTGGCGCTGACTATGCGTGAGCAGGCCACCGTGCTCAAGGAAGTGGTGGTGCAGGGCGCGCCCATCACGCGCAGCCACGACACGCTCAGCTACCAGGTGGCTGCCTTTGCCAATAAGCAGGACCGGGTGATTGCCGACGTGCTTAAGAAAATGCCGGGCATTGAGGTGGCGAGCGACGGGCAAATCAGCTACGAGGGGCGGCCCATCAGCAAGTTTTACATCAACGGGCAGGATTTGCTGGAAGGCCGCTACAACCTGGCCAGCGACAACCTGCCCGCCGACGCCGTGCAGAGCGTGCAGGTGCTCGAGAACCACCAGCCCATCCGGGCGCTCGACAAGTTGATTCACCCCGACAACGCGGCCTTGAATCTCCAGCTCAAGAAGAAAGTAACCGCCACCGGGCAGGCGCGGCTGGGCGCGGGCCTGGTGCCGTCGCCCGCATCGGCGCTCTGGAACGCCAACGTGTCGCCGATGCTCTACACGCCCCGGCAGCAGCTCATTGACACCTACCAGAGCAACAACACCGGCCAGGACGTGGCCGCCGAGCTGAAGCCCCTGACCCTGGCCGACTTGCAGCAGCAGAGCGAGAGTAGCAACCAGAAGCCCGACCTCACCCACATTCAGGGCCTGGGCCAGCCGCCGGTGGCCGCCAACCGCTACCTCTTCAATAAAGTGCAGCTGCTGAGCGCCAACCACTTAGTGACCATCAGCAAGGAGCAGCAGCTGCGGGTGAACGCCTCGTATTTGCACGACGAGCAAACGCGGCGCGGCAGCACCCGCACCGCCTACTACCTGCCCGACGGCCGCACGGTGGCCCTGACCGAAGCCAAAACCGACCGGCTGCGCTTCAACACCCTGCAAACCGATTTGGCCTACATCAAAAACGTTAAAGACTACTACCTCAAGAATACGCTGAGCCTGGAAGGGCGCTGGGATGCGCAGACCGGTGACATCTACCGGGAGGAGGCGCAGACGCGCGTCGCGCAGGCGGCGCGCAACCCGTTTTTCGGGGTTACGAACCGGCTGGGGCTGGTGCGGCCGTTGCGCGGGGGGAAGATTTTGCAGGTGTCGTCGCTGGTGTTTTACACCAACTCGCCGCAGCGGCTGGCGGTGAGTCCGGGCGTGTTCGCGGCGGCGCTCACGGGCGGCGCGGCCACCGACACGGCCCGGCAGCAGGTGCGGCAGGGGTCGTTTTTCACGAGTAATTCGCTGGGCCTGACCGCCAGCCGGGGCCACTGGGCGTATTCGGGCACGGTGGGCTTCTCAGAGGAAATCCAGCGCCTGACCTCAAACCTGACGACCGCGCCGGAGCCGCCGCCTACCCCCCTGCCCCTGCGCAACGACCTGCACTGGGCGCGGGGCCGCTACTACGCCCAGCCCGGCCTCAGCTACAAGGCCGACACCTGGAATGCGAGCCTCGACGCACCCATTAGCTACTACGATTTTCGGGCTAGTGACCCTGGCTTCGAGGCCGGGCAGCGCTCGCGGGTGCTGGTGGCCGCGCCGCGCCTGAACCTGCGCCGCGACCTGGGGGCACTCTGGTACGCTTCGGGGGGGGTAGGGCTGAATAATGGTTTCGGCGATATTTCGCAGTTCAACTACGCCTACCTGCTACGCGACTACCGCACCTTGCAGCGCAACGACGCGCCGCTGCCGCGCAGCATTGGGCAGAATTACCACGCGGGCATTTATTTCAAAAATCCGCTCAAGTCGTTGTTTTTCAATGCCAATTATTCGTTGAATTCGACCTTGACCAACCGCTTGTACAGCAACCAGGTAGACAGCAGCGGCGCGCTTACTACGGTGGCGCTGGACCAGGACAGCCGCCGCGTGAGCCACTCGGCATTTGGCGGCGTGAGCAAGTTCAGCAGCCCCTGGAAAACCAATTTCAGCCTGAACCTGACGGGCAGCCTCAGCCGCCAGCCGCAGGTGCTGAATGGCACGCTGGCCCGCACTACCAGCCGCACGGGCACGGCCACGTTCAAGGCCAGCTGCTCGGCCTTCGACTGGGGCAGCCTGGATTACAGCGCCAGCTTCACGGCGTTGCGTAGCACTGTGGACGGCGGCCCTACCCCCCCGCTGGCCGTGCTGCAAGACCACCACGCCAGCGTGAGCGTGTTTCCGGTGGGCCGCCACGCCCTCACGGCCGCCGCCGACTACTACGCCAGCCGGGGGCCGGCCGCCCCGGTGCGGGCCTTTTTTGCTGACCTCACCTACCGCTACACCTTGCCCACGGCCCGCAAAATCGACCTGGAAGTGCGCTGGAATAATATTTTCGATACCCGGCAGTACCAATACGGCTTCGTCAATCAGTTCTCCTTAGTACAGAATACCTACCAGTTGCGGCCGGCGCAGGTGCTGGCGGTAATGCGGCTGTCATTGTGA
- the mdh gene encoding malate dehydrogenase, producing the protein MKVTVVGAGNVGATCADVLATREIANEVILVDIKEGFAEGKALDIWQKAPIIGYDTRTVGVTNDYARTAGSEVVVITSGLPRKPGMSRDDLISTNAGIVKSVTEQVVKHSPNAIIIIVSNPLDVMTYQAHLTAKLPREKVFGMAGILDTARYRAFLAEALNVSPKDIQAVLMGGHGDTMVPLPRYTTVGGIPVTELIDKEKLNAIIERTKSGGGELVKLMGTSAWYAPGAAAAQMVEAIVRDQRRVFPVCLELQGEYGINGVYLGAPVILGKNGVERVIELQLNDEEKAMLETSRGHVKEVMDALDKMSAAA; encoded by the coding sequence ATGAAAGTTACCGTAGTTGGGGCGGGCAACGTGGGCGCTACTTGCGCCGACGTACTCGCCACCCGTGAAATTGCCAACGAAGTCATTTTGGTTGACATCAAGGAAGGCTTCGCCGAAGGCAAAGCCCTCGATATCTGGCAGAAAGCCCCCATCATCGGCTACGACACCCGCACGGTGGGCGTAACCAACGACTACGCCCGCACCGCCGGCTCGGAGGTGGTCGTCATCACCTCGGGCCTGCCCCGCAAGCCCGGCATGAGCCGCGACGACCTGATTTCGACCAACGCCGGCATCGTGAAATCGGTGACCGAGCAGGTGGTGAAGCACTCGCCCAACGCTATTATCATCATCGTGAGCAACCCGCTCGACGTGATGACTTATCAGGCCCACCTCACCGCCAAGCTGCCCCGCGAAAAGGTATTCGGCATGGCCGGCATCCTGGACACGGCCCGCTACCGCGCCTTTCTGGCCGAAGCGCTGAACGTGAGCCCCAAGGACATTCAGGCGGTGCTCATGGGTGGCCACGGCGACACGATGGTGCCCCTACCCCGCTACACCACCGTGGGCGGCATTCCGGTGACCGAACTCATTGATAAAGAGAAGCTGAACGCCATTATCGAGCGCACCAAGTCGGGCGGCGGCGAGCTGGTGAAGCTTATGGGCACTTCGGCCTGGTACGCGCCCGGCGCGGCGGCCGCCCAAATGGTGGAAGCCATCGTGCGTGACCAGCGCCGCGTGTTTCCGGTGTGCCTGGAGCTGCAAGGCGAGTACGGCATCAACGGCGTGTACCTCGGAGCCCCGGTTATCCTGGGCAAAAACGGCGTGGAGCGCGTGATTGAGCTTCAGCTGAATGACGAGGAAAAAGCAATGCTCGAAACCTCGCGCGGCCACGTGAAGGAGGTAATGGACGCGCTGGATAAAATGAGTGCGGCAGCGTAA
- a CDS encoding DUF5615 family PIN-like protein, which translates to MKVLCDVHLSVRLTKFLNARGVSATHANVLPRKSESTDAEISAYADQNDYVIFTKNEDFRNSYLLRRSPRKLVHIRTGNGLRDKELLKIIGRHMEELKQLDNCASFYLEINAEQLTVIMAS; encoded by the coding sequence ATGAAAGTGCTCTGCGACGTGCATTTATCGGTGCGGCTTACCAAGTTTCTGAATGCACGAGGCGTGAGTGCGACTCATGCCAACGTCCTACCCCGTAAATCAGAAAGTACTGACGCGGAAATAAGCGCCTATGCTGACCAGAACGACTACGTAATTTTTACGAAGAATGAGGATTTTCGCAACAGCTATTTACTGCGGCGTAGCCCTCGAAAATTAGTGCATATCCGCACGGGCAATGGCTTGCGCGACAAGGAGTTGCTGAAGATTATTGGGCGGCATATGGAAGAGTTAAAGCAATTGGACAACTGCGCCAGCTTCTACCTGGAAATAAATGCGGAACAGCTAACAGTTATTATGGCCTCTTGA
- a CDS encoding DUF433 domain-containing protein — translation MNYLTRITINPEICHGKPIVRGMRWPVVVLLDLLASGMTNEEILKEHPELEREDILAVLQYAGLLASGRPLSEVLANPQ, via the coding sequence ATGAACTACCTCACGCGCATAACTATCAACCCCGAAATTTGTCACGGCAAGCCCATTGTGCGTGGAATGCGCTGGCCGGTGGTCGTGCTGCTTGATTTATTGGCTTCGGGAATGACCAACGAAGAAATTCTGAAAGAACACCCGGAGTTGGAGCGCGAGGATATATTAGCCGTGCTGCAATACGCGGGCTTGCTGGCCAGTGGGCGGCCATTGAGCGAAGTGCTGGCTAATCCCCAATGA
- a CDS encoding glycosyltransferase family 9 protein, giving the protein MPTPRPATLLIQTAFIGDVILATALVEYLAAHEPGAPLDVLVRRGNEGLLAGNPHIRRVLIWDKKDKKYPNLLRLLRQIRREKYQRVVTLQRFASTGFLTAFSGAMERVGFAENPFSRFFTRRVPHVIGDGTHEVERNLNLIKNDKLKSKNEPGNYVRELIDTDSENAIFNPSFLIFNSKPRLYPTTADEAAAAPYAAVGQYVCIAPTSVWFTKQYPEEKWLELLAALPPHLLVYLLGGPPDAAACERLARVAGRPGLVNLAGKLSLLASAALMRGAVLNYVNDSAPLHLCSAVDAPVCAIFCSTVPRFGFGPLSTFSRVVEHPGPLACRPCGLHGHARCPLGHFRCALEIETLQLLAVLEEALKFRVSGS; this is encoded by the coding sequence ATGCCTACCCCCCGACCCGCTACCTTACTCATCCAGACCGCCTTTATCGGCGACGTTATCCTAGCCACGGCGCTGGTTGAGTACCTGGCCGCCCACGAGCCCGGCGCGCCGCTCGATGTGCTGGTGCGGCGCGGCAATGAAGGTTTACTGGCCGGCAACCCGCACATTCGGCGGGTGCTGATTTGGGATAAAAAGGATAAAAAATACCCGAACCTGCTGCGCTTGCTGCGGCAAATTCGACGGGAGAAATATCAGCGTGTCGTCACGTTGCAGCGCTTCGCCAGCACGGGTTTTCTCACGGCGTTTTCGGGCGCGATGGAGCGGGTAGGGTTCGCGGAGAATCCATTTAGTCGATTTTTTACGCGCCGCGTACCGCACGTTATCGGCGACGGCACGCACGAGGTGGAACGGAATTTAAATTTAATTAAAAATGATAAATTAAAGAGTAAAAATGAACCAGGGAATTACGTCAGGGAATTAATTGACACTGATTCTGAAAACGCAATTTTTAATCCCTCATTTTTAATTTTTAATTCAAAACCTCGCCTCTACCCTACCACCGCCGATGAGGCCGCTGCCGCGCCCTACGCGGCCGTGGGGCAATACGTATGTATCGCGCCTACTTCGGTGTGGTTTACCAAGCAGTATCCCGAGGAAAAGTGGCTGGAATTACTGGCCGCCCTACCCCCCCATTTGCTGGTGTACCTGCTCGGCGGGCCGCCCGACGCGGCCGCCTGCGAGCGGTTGGCACGGGTGGCGGGGCGGCCGGGTTTGGTGAATCTGGCGGGCAAATTATCATTGCTGGCTTCGGCCGCGCTGATGCGCGGGGCGGTGCTGAACTACGTCAACGACTCGGCTCCGCTGCATTTGTGCTCGGCGGTAGATGCGCCGGTGTGCGCCATTTTCTGCTCCACGGTGCCACGGTTCGGGTTTGGGCCGCTGAGCACATTTTCGCGGGTGGTGGAGCATCCGGGGCCGCTGGCCTGCCGGCCGTGCGGGCTGCACGGGCACGCGCGCTGCCCACTGGGGCACTTTCGCTGCGCGCTGGAAATCGAAACCCTGCAGCTGCTGGCGGTGCTGGAGGAGGCGTTGAAGTTTCGGGTTTCGGGTTCTTAA